A segment of the Strix uralensis isolate ZFMK-TIS-50842 chromosome 23, bStrUra1, whole genome shotgun sequence genome:
CAGGAATCACCAGCCCCCCCCTCCTCGACTCCATAAAGACAATCCAGGGCCACGGTTTGCTGGGGGCACCCAAGGCGGAACGGGGCCGGAAGAAGATCAAAGCGGAAAATCCTTCGGGACCGCCGGTCTTGGTGGTGCCCTACCCCATCCTGGCCTCGGGGGAGACCGCCAAAGAGGGCAAGACGTACAGGTAGGCACCCCCCCACCTGCTCGGGGAGGGTCGGGGGGACGGCGGggtgcccccccctgccccagcccggTCCCTGCGGGGTTCTCCGCCCCCCCTCTCCAGGTGTAAGGTCTGCCCCTTGACGTTCTTCACCAAGTCGGAGATGCAGATCCACTCCAAGTCGCACACAGAGGCCAAGCCCCACAAGTGCCCCCATTGCTCCAAATCCTTCGCCAACGCCTCTTACCTGGCCCAGCACCTGCGCATCCACCTGGGCGTCAAACCCTACCACTGCTCCTACTGCGAGAAGTCCTTCCGCCAGCTctcccacctccagcagcacaccAGGTGTGGACACAaccggcccgggggggctgcgggagggccctggggggctggggaggggcccTTCAGCCCCCTCTTCCCTTAGGGGGTGGTGGGGCGTCCACCCAGCGTCTCCCGTGCCGTGGTTGCCGTCCCCGCCGCCTTCGTCATCGCCACCGCGCTCATCCTTCCTCGCCACCCCCGTCATCCCTGACAGCTTTATGGTCCCCACCGTGTTTGTTGTCCCCACCATGGTCATCTGTCCCCACCACACCAGTGTGTGCCCGCTGCCTTCACCATCCCCACCGCCTTCATCATCCCCACCACCTTCACCAACCCAACGCCTTCACCATCCCCACCACCTTCACCATCCCCACCACCCCAGTCTGTCCCTGCCGCCTTCATTGTCCCCACCACCTTCATCATCCCCACCTCGCCAATCTGTCCCCACCACACCAGTCTGTCCCCGTTGCCTTCATCATCCTCACTGCCTTCGTTGTCCATGTCACACTGATCATCCCTACCACACCAATCTGTCCCCGCTGCCTTCGTCCCCACCACACTCTTCTGTCCTCACCACACCAATCTGTCCCCGCTGCCTTCATCATCCTCACTGCCTTCATCATTCCCACCACACCAGTCTGTCCCCACCATGCTCATCATCCCCACCAGCTTCCTCATCTCCACCACACCAATCTGTCCCCACCACCTTCATGGTCCCCACCATGCCAATCTGGTCCCACTGCCTTCACCATCCCCACCGCCTTCACCATCCCCACCACACGTCTGTCCCTGCCACCTTCATCATCCTCACCACCTTCATCATCCCCACCACACCAGTTTGTCCCTGCTGCCTTCATCATCCCCACCACCCCAGTCTGTCCCTGCCGCCTTCATTGTCCCCACCACCTTCATCATCCCCACCTCGCCAATCTGTCCCCACCACACCAGTCTGTCCCCGTTGCCTTCATCATCCTCACTGCCTTCGTTGTCCATGTCACGCTGATCATCCCTACCACACCAATCTGTCCTCACTGCCTTCGTCCCCACCACACTCTTCTGTCCTAACCATGCCAATCTGTCCCCACTGCCTTCATCATCCCCACCACACTCTTCTGTCCTAACCATGCCAATCTGTCCCCACTGCCTTCATCATCCCCACCACACTCTTCTATCCCCACCATGCCAATCTGTCCCCGCTGCCTTCATCATCCTCACTGCCTTCATCATTCCCACCACACCAGTCTGTCCCCACCATGCTCATCATCCCCACCAGCTTCCTCATCTCCACCACACCAGTCTGTCCCCACCACCTTCATGGTTCCCACCACCTTCATCGTCCCCACCATGCCAATCTGTCCTCACCACCTTCATCATTCCCACCACCTTCATGGTCCCCACCACACttgtcacagagtcacagaattatggaatcatttaggttggaaacgacctttaagatcattaagtccaaGCATAGTCCAGTCATCTCCAGCACCCACCACGCTCATCCATCTCCACCATGCTCATCGTCCCCACCACCTTCCTCATCCCCACCACATTCATCATCTCCAGCACCTTCCCCGACCCCACCacgctcctccctcctgcccacctTCATCATCTCCGAAcctcctgcccctcagccccgcgtctccccccttttccccctgtCCCTCGATGAGGCGCCCCCGTCTCTGTGCCCACCGTGGTCCCTGCTGTGACCCCTCCATGGGGGGTGGGGGCAGCGCTGGTCCCCAGGGGGTGGTGGCGGGGGTGGGGAGAGAGTAGACGGTGCctgacacgtgtgtgtgtgtcccccagaATCCACACCGGCGACAGACCCTACAAGTGCCCCCACCCCGGCTGCGAAAAGGCCTTCACGCAACTCTCCAACCTCCAGGTCAGCGCTCTGGGGCGGTGGCGGGagccctgggaggggggtggggggtgcgagGAGCCCCGGACCCCCCCCGGGGCGGCTGCCGtaaccccccctccccgccattTCACAGTCTCACCAGCGACAGCACAACAAGGACAAGCCCTACAAGTGCCCCAACTGCTACCGGGCGTACACGGACTCGGCCTCGCTCCAGATCCACCTCTCGGCTCACGCCATCAAACACGCCAAGGCCTACTGCTGCAGCATGTGCGGCCGCGCCTATACCTCGGTGAGCCTGGGGGGGGTGACCGGGACACCCCCTGCGCCCcaaaacaccaccccccccaagcTCTGCAGCTCACCCTCCGCCTCTCCCCCCCCTCGCAGGAGACGTACCTGATGAAGCACATGTCCAAACACACCGTGGTGGAGCACCTCGTCAGCCAGCACTCGCCGCAGAGGACGGAGTCGCCCGGCATTCCCGTACGGATCTCCCTCATCTAAGCGGGGACGCCTTCGGCatcggggccggggggggggacacacggacacgggaCACCCCCACACGGAGGAGGAGGacgaagaagaggaggaagaggaaggaagcaaACCCACCCGCAGCACCCCAGCCCTGGCCGGGAGCCCGGCGGGACGTGCCCGGggccgtgtgtcccccccccgccctgccccgggtCCCCGCAGGTTTGGTGACATCCAAAGACGGTTTCAGAGCACTTTGAATCTCTGCGGTTTggtttagttgtttttttttttcttttggggggggggggggtttggtggcaggaaaggcggggggggggggggtgtttctcCTCCCCCCACAAAtccctgccctctctcctctCATTTTTTggatacaaatatatatatatatttattggCCAAGAAGTTGGTGCTGCTAAAAACAGAATTAAGACCCAAAACGAACCGtggatggagaaaaatgaagctggcggggggggaggtcccgctgcctccccccgccACGGACTCTCCCGCGGGAGCAGACGGGACTCGGGCCGGGACCGCGGCGGCCGCCACCTCCTTGGGGACatctggggtttatttttaaacatttcggggggtgggttggttttgttgggtttttggtttgttttttttgttggttgttttttgttttggttttttttttttgggggtcCCTTTTGAGGGAGAAGCCGGCGGGAAGAGCCGCGTCCCTCCGGGGCTGGATCCAACCCCCCCCCCTTATTCCCAGGATCCCCAAAATCCGTctcggggaggtggggggggggtgtaaatCGCTTTGCCTTGTGCCTGCCGGCCCCGGGCGCCTGTACATAAACCCATGTAtagagccggggggggggggggggtcgcgctccccccccccccgcagagccGCGACAAAAAACTCATCTATATTCTGTACTCTTTGGTTCCGGTTTTGGATATtaactgtgttatttttttatacacTTTTTAAGCCTTAACTCATcgtttattttgggttttttccgCCAGGGTGTTTTATTTACCTtctgtttattaatttttaatcccCCCCCAcctgttattttttattctccccccccccccattcctcgtttttcccccccccctcgaTGTTGTATGATACTCAATATTGTAATCTTTTTTGTCAGCATGTTAATACCGTGTAAATACGCCTCTTATACACTTaacaccccccactcccccccccctccccagttttggggctttttttattttcctcgATGGAAATCCAGGCCACGCGTCCCTAGAGCTAGTTCTTACCTTattaaaaaaggaggagaaaaaaaaaaaagggaaaaaaaaaaaaaaaaagaggagaaaatgaagaaaaaaaaaagccctttattccacttcc
Coding sequences within it:
- the ZNF362 gene encoding zinc finger protein 362 isoform X2, which codes for MAEPRFNNPYFWPPPPTMPSQLDNLVLINKIKEQLMAEKIRPPHLPPTSVASQQPLLVPPSPAESSQSIMSLPKLQQVPGLHPQAVPQPDVALHARPATSTVTGLGLASRAPAVSTSESSTGTGTTTPSTPTSTSQSRLIASSPTLISGITSPPLLDSIKTIQGHGLLGAPKAERGRKKIKAENPSGPPVLVVPYPILASGETAKEGKTYRCKVCPLTFFTKSEMQIHSKSHTEAKPHKCPHCSKSFANASYLAQHLRIHLGVKPYHCSYCEKSFRQLSHLQQHTRIHTGDRPYKCPHPGCEKAFTQLSNLQSHQRQHNKDKPYKCPNCYRAYTDSASLQIHLSAHAIKHAKAYCCSMCGRAYTSETYLMKHMSKHTVVEHLVSQHSPQRTESPGIPVRISLI
- the ZNF362 gene encoding zinc finger protein 362 isoform X1, which gives rise to MAVEKRPACSTRSQLELEMDADKGKQRQYSQRMAEPRFNNPYFWPPPPTMPSQLDNLVLINKIKEQLMAEKIRPPHLPPTSVASQQPLLVPPSPAESSQSIMSLPKLQQVPGLHPQAVPQPDVALHARPATSTVTGLGLASRAPAVSTSESSTGTGTTTPSTPTSTSQSRLIASSPTLISGITSPPLLDSIKTIQGHGLLGAPKAERGRKKIKAENPSGPPVLVVPYPILASGETAKEGKTYRCKVCPLTFFTKSEMQIHSKSHTEAKPHKCPHCSKSFANASYLAQHLRIHLGVKPYHCSYCEKSFRQLSHLQQHTRIHTGDRPYKCPHPGCEKAFTQLSNLQSHQRQHNKDKPYKCPNCYRAYTDSASLQIHLSAHAIKHAKAYCCSMCGRAYTSETYLMKHMSKHTVVEHLVSQHSPQRTESPGIPVRISLI